The Flavobacterium praedii genome window below encodes:
- a CDS encoding XylR family transcriptional regulator codes for MTPKILLLVNFSEEYGRGLLNGIAKYSRLFGPLNFCRIPLINGSKKDLKNVITWAKAWGADGIIAQIETERSFEKLLQLEIPIIAQDTKERFLEIPNITGLYKETGQMAATYFVEKGFTNFAFYGFDNMVWSRERCEGFSNKVKEYGFDVYVYQHQKEETPPLWSYKESSLSDWLKALPKPIAIMTCDDNQGQHVTEACKAVGINVPEQVSVLGVDNDLSICNLSDPPLSSISLNTEKAGFETAQLLSKMIANKDFKFTDIYVEPLQIITRRSTDFLAVDDKEVSKALHFIYYNFKELISVDDVVNATALSRRVLEKRFQSVLKRSILDEINTLRIKQVKQLLIETDLSVTEISDFCGYTVIKNLSRYFRRHEGVSPLEYRKLKQTKLISL; via the coding sequence ATGACACCCAAAATTCTGTTGTTAGTTAATTTTTCTGAAGAATATGGACGAGGACTTCTCAATGGAATCGCCAAATATTCGAGATTATTTGGGCCTCTTAATTTTTGTCGCATTCCTTTAATAAATGGCAGTAAGAAAGATTTAAAGAATGTTATTACATGGGCAAAAGCATGGGGAGCAGATGGAATTATTGCGCAAATTGAAACGGAACGATCGTTTGAAAAATTACTTCAACTTGAAATCCCAATAATTGCTCAAGATACTAAAGAACGGTTTTTAGAAATTCCGAATATTACCGGTTTATATAAGGAAACAGGGCAAATGGCCGCCACTTATTTTGTAGAAAAAGGATTTACCAATTTTGCTTTTTATGGTTTCGACAATATGGTTTGGTCTAGAGAAAGGTGTGAAGGTTTTTCTAACAAAGTCAAAGAATATGGTTTTGATGTCTATGTATATCAGCATCAAAAAGAGGAAACGCCACCATTATGGAGTTATAAAGAATCGAGTCTCTCGGATTGGCTGAAGGCTTTGCCAAAACCAATTGCAATAATGACTTGCGATGACAATCAAGGACAGCATGTGACCGAAGCGTGCAAAGCAGTTGGAATCAATGTGCCTGAGCAAGTGTCGGTTCTTGGAGTGGACAATGATTTGAGTATTTGTAACTTATCCGATCCGCCTTTGTCGAGCATCTCTTTGAATACCGAAAAAGCTGGTTTTGAAACGGCACAATTGCTTAGTAAAATGATTGCAAATAAAGATTTTAAATTCACTGATATTTATGTTGAACCCCTTCAAATTATTACACGAAGATCAACTGATTTTTTAGCAGTAGATGACAAAGAGGTGAGTAAGGCACTCCATTTTATTTATTATAATTTTAAAGAGTTAATTTCAGTTGACGATGTTGTTAATGCAACAGCCTTGTCCAGAAGAGTATTGGAAAAAAGATTTCAGTCCGTTTTAAAACGAAGTATTTTGGACGAAATTAACACATTGCGAATCAAGCAAGTAAAACAACTTTTGATAGAAACAGATTTGTCTGTAACTGAAATATCCGATTTTTGTGGCTATACCGTTATCAAGAATCTTTCAAGATATTTTCGAAGACACGAAGGTGTTAGTCCTTTAGAATATAGAAAACTGAAACAAACAAAATTGATATCGTTGTAA
- a CDS encoding TspO/MBR family protein codes for MNKITRILAIVATCLVIGYFSGMVTRSAITTWYPTLIKPSFNPPNWIFAPVWSTLYIMMGIAAGLVWNRIDFEKEIVKKALLFFAIQLALNALWSYLFFGLKNPMLAGLEIIILWLMIYETYVQFAKINKISGYLFIPYLLWVSFAAVLNGSIWWLNR; via the coding sequence ATGAATAAGATTACTCGAATTTTAGCAATTGTTGCAACTTGTCTAGTTATTGGTTATTTTTCTGGAATGGTTACCCGTTCTGCGATAACAACTTGGTATCCTACTTTGATTAAACCGAGTTTCAATCCACCCAATTGGATTTTTGCGCCAGTTTGGAGTACTCTTTATATCATGATGGGAATTGCTGCAGGATTGGTTTGGAACAGAATTGATTTTGAGAAAGAAATCGTAAAAAAAGCTTTGCTGTTTTTTGCTATTCAACTAGCATTAAATGCCTTGTGGTCGTATTTGTTTTTTGGATTAAAAAACCCAATGTTGGCCGGTCTTGAAATTATTATATTGTGGCTTATGATTTACGAAACTTATGTACAATTTGCCAAAATCAACAAAATTTCAGGTTATTTGTTTATTCCTTATTTGCTTTGGGTTAGTTTTGCCGCTGTTTTGAATGGAAGTATTTGGTGGTTGAATCGATAG
- a CDS encoding diphosphomevalonate/mevalonate 3,5-bisphosphate decarboxylase family protein yields the protein MIAATDFIPKPYTNSLNQGSFTWSAPSNIALVKYWGKKNNQIPANPSVSFTLNNCKTITTLAFAKKQKDGNFSFDLLFEGKPKEDFKPKIQKFLERIEVYLPFLKEYHFTIDTQNTFPHSSGIASSASGMAALAMNFMSLEKALHPEMTEEYFFKKASFLARLGSGSACRSVKGQVVVWGNQANIKGSTDLYGVEYPYAIHDTFRNFQDTILLVDKGEKQVSSTVGHDLMHDHPFAERRFAQAHENLDKLIPVFENGNLDEFITIVESEALTLHAMMMTSLPYFILMKPNTLQIINAILKFRNETKIPVCFTLDAGANVHVLYPNAVKEKVLQFIKAELVGYCQNGQYLCDEIGNGALLN from the coding sequence ATGATTGCAGCTACCGATTTTATACCTAAGCCTTATACAAATAGTTTAAACCAAGGAAGTTTTACTTGGAGTGCACCCAGTAACATTGCTTTGGTAAAATATTGGGGCAAAAAAAACAACCAAATTCCAGCCAATCCATCAGTTAGTTTTACGTTGAACAATTGCAAAACGATTACAACTTTGGCTTTCGCCAAAAAACAAAAGGACGGTAATTTCTCTTTCGATTTGCTTTTTGAAGGAAAACCCAAAGAAGATTTTAAACCAAAAATTCAAAAATTCTTGGAAAGGATTGAAGTTTACTTGCCTTTTTTGAAAGAGTATCATTTCACGATTGATACCCAAAACACATTTCCTCATAGTTCAGGAATTGCTTCTTCGGCATCGGGAATGGCAGCTTTGGCTATGAATTTTATGAGTTTGGAAAAAGCGTTACATCCTGAAATGACCGAAGAATATTTCTTTAAAAAAGCATCATTTTTGGCGCGATTAGGCTCAGGAAGTGCTTGCAGAAGCGTAAAGGGACAAGTAGTAGTTTGGGGAAATCAAGCCAATATAAAAGGAAGCACAGATCTGTATGGAGTTGAATATCCGTATGCAATTCATGATACTTTCAGAAATTTTCAAGACACCATTTTGCTCGTTGACAAAGGAGAAAAACAGGTTTCGAGTACTGTGGGACACGATTTGATGCACGATCACCCTTTTGCCGAAAGGCGATTTGCTCAAGCTCATGAAAACTTAGACAAACTGATTCCTGTTTTTGAAAACGGAAATCTCGATGAATTTATAACCATTGTAGAAAGTGAAGCATTGACTTTGCACGCGATGATGATGACTTCTTTACCTTATTTTATTTTGATGAAACCGAATACTTTACAAATTATTAATGCGATTTTGAAATTCAGAAATGAAACTAAAATACCGGTTTGTTTTACTTTAGATGCCGGTGCGAATGTGCATGTTTTGTATCCAAATGCGGTTAAAGAAAAAGTGTTGCAATTTATTAAAGCAGAATTAGTTGGCTATTGCCAAAATGGTCAGTACCTTTGCGACGAAATTGGAAATGGTGCATTGTTGAATTGA
- a CDS encoding type II toxin-antitoxin system RelE/ParE family toxin, whose translation MREIKISINAQKKTKIILEYLEAKWSERVRIKFAKKLYDSLKIIRANPEIFPKSVTNKKFHKCVVTKQTTLFYTYTSKRIYVVALFDTRQNPSKIKKIE comes from the coding sequence ATGAGAGAAATTAAAATTTCAATTAATGCTCAAAAAAAGACAAAAATAATTTTAGAATATCTTGAGGCGAAATGGTCTGAAAGAGTTAGAATTAAATTTGCAAAGAAATTGTACGACTCACTAAAAATAATTAGAGCGAATCCTGAGATCTTTCCTAAATCAGTAACGAATAAAAAATTTCATAAATGCGTAGTTACAAAACAAACAACTTTGTTTTATACCTACACAAGCAAACGAATATATGTGGTTGCGCTTTTTGACACAAGACAAAACCCATCGAAAATAAAAAAAATAGAATAA
- a CDS encoding mevalonate kinase family protein, translated as MKGPLFYSKILLFGEYGIIRDSKGLSIPYNFYNGALKKELNPSEEAIKSNGHLKRFVVYLETLQKEQPDLVMFDLETLKNDVETGMYFDSSIPQGYGVGSSGALVAAIYDKYAQNKITVLENLTREKLLSLKTIFSQMESFFHGKSSGLDPLNSYLSIPILINSKDNIEATGIPTQSFDGKGAVFLLDSGIVGETAPMVNIFMENLKDKGFRTMLKTQFVKYTDACVENFLGGDMKSLFENTKHLSKVVLNNFKPMIPEQFHGIWQAGLDSNDYYLKLCGSGGGGYILGFTEDLEKAKASLKDFKLEVVYQF; from the coding sequence ATGAAAGGACCTTTATTTTACTCAAAAATATTACTTTTTGGAGAATACGGAATTATTCGTGACTCCAAAGGATTATCAATTCCGTATAACTTTTACAATGGCGCACTTAAGAAAGAATTAAATCCTTCTGAAGAAGCCATAAAATCCAACGGTCATTTGAAACGTTTTGTAGTCTATTTGGAAACCCTTCAAAAAGAACAACCTGATTTGGTAATGTTTGATTTAGAGACTTTAAAGAATGATGTTGAAACAGGGATGTATTTTGATTCCAGTATTCCTCAAGGATACGGAGTAGGCAGTAGCGGAGCATTGGTAGCTGCTATTTATGATAAATATGCGCAAAATAAAATCACCGTTTTAGAAAATCTAACCCGAGAAAAACTATTGAGTTTAAAAACAATTTTTTCTCAAATGGAAAGTTTTTTTCACGGAAAAAGCTCAGGATTGGATCCCTTAAATAGTTATTTGAGCATCCCGATTTTAATTAATTCCAAAGACAATATTGAAGCAACTGGTATTCCTACTCAAAGTTTTGATGGAAAAGGAGCTGTATTTTTATTAGATTCAGGCATTGTGGGTGAAACCGCTCCAATGGTCAATATTTTTATGGAAAATTTGAAAGACAAAGGGTTTCGTACGATGTTAAAAACTCAATTTGTAAAATATACAGATGCTTGTGTAGAAAATTTCTTAGGAGGCGATATGAAGTCTTTGTTTGAAAACACAAAACACTTATCAAAAGTAGTTTTGAATAACTTTAAACCAATGATTCCAGAACAATTTCATGGTATTTGGCAAGCAGGTTTAGATTCAAATGATTATTACTTAAAATTGTGTGGATCTGGTGGAGGTGGTTATATTTTAGGATTTACAGAAGATCTTGAAAAAGCCAAAGCATCTTTGAAAGATTTCAAACTTGAGGTGGTTTATCAATTTTAA
- a CDS encoding geranylgeranylglycerol-phosphate geranylgeranyltransferase, translating to MLSRQNKLFLLKMFSLFSVVRGYNIPIIALAQYLSAIFILAPEKRALAVLLDFHLFIIVLASSLTIASGYIINSFYDSKKDLINRPNKSHLDRLVSQRTKLRVYFSLNFFVAVIAFFVSFRAVLFFSVYIFLIWFYSHKIKKYPLIGNLMAAFLAVLPFFGILLYYYLKMPLYEIENNSGKLAVILSHATFLFLLILIREMIKDLENIKGDLANDYKTIPIIYGEEFSKRIITILTIMTIFPVYFLIDVYDVGYMDIYFYCCFIVLIFFLLYLWKWNTKEQYVVLHNVLKFIIVAGVFCIVLINPSVLWHGKKVLMAI from the coding sequence ATGTTAAGCAGGCAGAATAAACTTTTTCTATTAAAAATGTTCAGTTTGTTCTCTGTAGTAAGAGGTTATAATATTCCTATTATTGCTTTAGCGCAGTATCTTTCGGCAATATTTATTTTGGCTCCAGAAAAAAGGGCCTTGGCAGTGCTTTTAGACTTCCACCTTTTTATAATAGTCTTGGCCTCTAGTTTAACCATTGCGTCAGGATACATTATCAACAGCTTTTATGACAGTAAAAAAGACTTAATTAATCGACCGAATAAATCACATTTGGATCGTTTGGTAAGTCAGAGAACAAAACTTCGAGTCTATTTTAGTCTTAATTTTTTTGTAGCGGTGATTGCTTTTTTTGTCTCATTTAGGGCAGTTTTATTTTTTTCTGTTTATATTTTCTTGATTTGGTTTTATTCGCATAAAATAAAAAAATACCCCCTTATTGGAAATTTAATGGCTGCTTTTTTGGCTGTTTTACCTTTTTTTGGAATTCTACTTTACTATTATTTAAAAATGCCTTTGTATGAAATAGAAAACAATAGTGGTAAACTTGCCGTTATTCTTTCTCATGCTACATTCTTGTTCCTTTTGATTTTAATTCGGGAAATGATTAAAGATCTTGAGAATATAAAAGGTGATTTGGCCAATGATTACAAAACCATTCCAATTATTTATGGAGAAGAATTTTCAAAAAGAATAATAACGATTTTAACTATAATGACCATCTTCCCTGTATATTTCTTAATTGATGTATACGATGTTGGGTATATGGATATTTATTTTTACTGTTGTTTTATTGTTCTCATTTTCTTCTTACTCTATTTATGGAAATGGAACACCAAAGAACAATATGTCGTGCTTCACAACGTTTTGAAATTCATAATAGTAGCAGGTGTTTTTTGTATCGTCTTAATAAATCCAAGTGTTTTGTGGCATGGCAAAAAAGTATTGATGGCTATATAA
- a CDS encoding pseudouridine synthase: MNNKDGNNRGSGPRANSSRPSSNKPKPAMQKRAQGPKKVKTIVKVADTTDKVEKKPNQAPKRPKAKDEIRLNKYISNSGTCSRRDADIYIQSGNVKVNGIPVVEMGYMVKPGDVVNFDGVVLTPEKKVYILLNKPKNFTTALDEGQEYRNVLELVKGSTTSKIAPIGRMDKNTTGLLLFTNDTDMIRKFTLPSQKSSKIYQVSLDKNLKFEDLEKINKGLVLDGHRVFVEDVSYIDGEAKSEIGIQLRSANVKVVRAIFENFSYDVLRIDRVAFAGLTKKNLPRGNWRLLTDQEIINLKNV; this comes from the coding sequence ATGAACAATAAGGACGGCAATAATAGAGGAAGTGGACCAAGAGCAAACAGCTCTAGACCTAGTTCAAATAAGCCAAAACCTGCGATGCAAAAAAGGGCACAAGGGCCAAAAAAAGTAAAAACAATTGTTAAAGTTGCCGATACTACTGATAAAGTAGAGAAAAAACCGAATCAAGCGCCTAAAAGACCTAAAGCAAAAGACGAAATTCGTTTGAATAAATACATCTCAAATTCTGGGACTTGTTCAAGACGTGATGCCGATATTTACATTCAATCCGGAAATGTAAAAGTAAATGGAATTCCAGTTGTAGAAATGGGATATATGGTAAAACCCGGAGATGTTGTGAATTTTGACGGAGTGGTTTTGACTCCAGAGAAAAAAGTTTACATCTTATTAAACAAGCCCAAAAATTTTACTACTGCACTTGATGAAGGTCAAGAATACAGAAATGTTTTAGAACTTGTAAAAGGTTCTACCACTTCAAAAATTGCTCCAATAGGCAGAATGGACAAAAACACAACGGGACTTTTGTTGTTTACAAATGATACCGATATGATTCGTAAATTTACTTTACCAAGTCAAAAATCATCCAAAATATATCAAGTTTCTTTAGATAAAAATTTAAAATTTGAAGATTTAGAAAAAATCAATAAAGGACTTGTTCTTGATGGACACCGAGTATTTGTTGAAGATGTTAGCTATATTGATGGTGAAGCAAAAAGCGAAATCGGAATTCAATTAAGATCGGCAAACGTAAAAGTGGTTCGTGCTATTTTTGAAAATTTCAGTTATGACGTTTTAAGAATTGACCGTGTAGCTTTTGCAGGTTTAACCAAGAAGAATTTACCAAGAGGAAATTGGAGGCTGCTCACAGATCAAGAAATTATTAATCTGAAGAACGTATAA
- a CDS encoding nuclear transport factor 2 family protein — MTPEKLQSIAFKWFDAFNNHNLEQLLSLYDDEAAHFSPKLKIRQPETQGLVTGKEALRTWWQDAFDRLPTLHYKVTSLTANADRVFMEYVRTVKDEEDMLVAEVLVVKEDKIVASRVYHG, encoded by the coding sequence ATGACACCAGAAAAATTACAATCTATCGCCTTTAAATGGTTTGACGCTTTTAACAATCATAACTTAGAACAGTTACTTTCATTATACGATGACGAGGCAGCCCATTTTAGTCCAAAATTAAAAATTCGTCAACCTGAAACCCAAGGATTAGTTACTGGAAAAGAAGCTTTAAGGACTTGGTGGCAAGATGCTTTTGATCGTTTGCCAACATTGCATTATAAAGTAACTTCGCTTACGGCCAATGCAGATCGTGTTTTTATGGAATATGTTCGCACTGTAAAGGATGAGGAAGATATGCTTGTGGCTGAAGTTCTTGTTGTTAAGGAAGATAAGATTGTAGCTTCTAGAGTCTATCACGGATAG
- a CDS encoding DUF885 domain-containing protein, giving the protein MKKTYIFLFAIAASIALTNCKSNEKKQDFTALTKSYFDDKNALDPLGATQNGQSAYNDQLQFEMTDSYRKTQATFFNKYETELAKIDQASLSNEEKNSFEIMKWEIQVGKLVLKQPSNLMPIHQFWGTQVTMGQYAGGTSAQPFKTEKDYANFLKRMDKYAVWIDSAMVYMKKGMKEGAVLPKALTLKVIPLFADMPTAKIEDNLFYSSIKLMPTSFSDAVIKDLTAKYTTAINEKLIPQYKKMTEFLKNEYLPASRSTSGIGSLSFGKELYKTYVKQWTTTEMTPEEIHELGLKEVARLTIEMEKVKKQVGFKGTLLAFFDEVRNKKELKPFHKPEEVIANFERIYTKIKPNVDKLFSLQPHSKFEIRRTEAFREKTASAEYNQGSADGTRPGIFYVPVPNVTEYNVYGDEDLFLHEAIPGHHFQISLQQENAALPDFRKFAWFGAYGEGWALYTESLGKELGLYQDPYQYFGMLGNEMHRAVRLVVDTGMHNKGWTREQAIAYSLAHEAESRESITTEIERYMAIPGQALSYKIGQLKIMELRKKAETKMGAQFDIKKFHEKVLESGVLPLALLEMKINEWIQEK; this is encoded by the coding sequence ATGAAAAAAACCTATATTTTTTTGTTTGCAATTGCAGCATCAATTGCATTAACTAATTGTAAATCAAATGAAAAAAAGCAAGATTTCACGGCTTTGACTAAAAGTTATTTTGACGATAAAAACGCTTTGGACCCTTTGGGCGCTACTCAAAATGGTCAATCGGCATACAATGATCAGTTGCAGTTTGAAATGACCGATTCTTATAGAAAAACACAAGCAACTTTTTTTAATAAGTACGAAACAGAATTGGCCAAAATAGACCAAGCTTCTCTTTCAAATGAAGAGAAAAACAGTTTCGAAATTATGAAATGGGAAATTCAAGTTGGGAAACTAGTATTGAAACAACCTTCAAACTTAATGCCTATCCATCAATTCTGGGGAACTCAAGTTACGATGGGGCAATACGCAGGTGGAACCTCTGCTCAACCTTTTAAAACTGAAAAAGATTACGCCAATTTCTTAAAAAGAATGGACAAGTATGCTGTTTGGATTGATTCGGCAATGGTGTATATGAAAAAAGGAATGAAAGAAGGTGCCGTTTTGCCAAAAGCTTTAACCCTAAAAGTAATTCCACTCTTTGCAGACATGCCAACAGCAAAAATAGAGGACAATTTATTTTATTCTTCTATAAAATTAATGCCAACTTCTTTTAGTGATGCTGTTATAAAGGATTTGACTGCAAAATATACTACAGCAATTAATGAAAAGTTAATTCCGCAGTATAAAAAAATGACTGAATTTTTAAAAAACGAATACCTTCCAGCTTCCAGATCAACCAGTGGAATAGGCAGTTTGTCTTTTGGAAAAGAACTTTATAAAACATATGTAAAACAATGGACTACTACTGAAATGACCCCTGAAGAAATTCACGAACTTGGTCTGAAAGAAGTAGCGCGTTTGACAATAGAAATGGAAAAAGTCAAAAAGCAAGTTGGCTTTAAAGGGACTTTATTGGCCTTTTTTGATGAAGTAAGAAATAAAAAAGAGTTAAAACCATTTCATAAACCAGAAGAAGTAATTGCAAATTTTGAAAGGATTTATACCAAAATAAAACCAAACGTTGATAAGCTTTTTTCTTTGCAGCCACATTCTAAATTTGAAATTAGAAGAACAGAAGCTTTTAGAGAAAAAACAGCAAGTGCTGAATACAATCAAGGATCTGCAGATGGAACCCGACCAGGTATTTTTTATGTTCCGGTTCCAAATGTAACAGAGTATAATGTTTATGGCGACGAAGATTTATTCTTACATGAAGCTATTCCTGGGCATCATTTTCAGATTTCATTACAACAAGAAAATGCAGCTTTGCCTGATTTTAGAAAGTTCGCTTGGTTTGGTGCCTATGGTGAAGGCTGGGCATTATATACAGAGAGTTTAGGAAAAGAATTAGGATTGTATCAAGATCCATATCAATATTTTGGAATGTTGGGCAATGAGATGCATAGAGCTGTTCGATTGGTCGTAGATACAGGAATGCACAACAAAGGATGGACTAGAGAACAAGCCATAGCGTATTCACTAGCTCATGAAGCTGAAAGTAGAGAAAGTATCACTACAGAAATTGAAAGATATATGGCAATTCCAGGTCAAGCTTTGTCTTATAAAATTGGGCAATTGAAAATTATGGAATTGCGTAAAAAAGCAGAAACAAAAATGGGAGCTCAATTTGACATCAAAAAATTCCATGAAAAAGTATTAGAATCAGGTGTTTTGCCTTTGGCGTTATTAGAAATGAAAATTAATGAATGGATACAAGAAAAATAA
- a CDS encoding type III pantothenate kinase has product MILTIDVGNTRIKAAVFEDYKALESFVFSNNEILKKITFILEKYKAITHLVVASVGKMGKEMFLDFEKELIVWFVTHEDVFPFANNYATPKTLGIDRMVLAAGATLQFQGKNRLIIDAGTCITYDFVDQNDVYHGGAISPGLRLRYESLHNFTEKLPLLTFVEPKDMIGNSTAESIHSGVVNGLVYEINGFVDEYSARYSNFIIILTGGDTEFLAKRLKNTIFANSNFLLESLNQIFQYKIKND; this is encoded by the coding sequence ATGATTTTAACCATCGATGTTGGAAATACAAGAATAAAAGCAGCTGTTTTTGAGGACTATAAGGCTTTGGAGAGTTTTGTTTTTTCTAATAATGAAATACTTAAAAAAATTACATTTATTTTAGAAAAATACAAGGCAATTACACATTTGGTAGTAGCTTCTGTTGGAAAAATGGGAAAAGAAATGTTTTTAGACTTCGAAAAAGAACTAATTGTATGGTTTGTTACGCACGAAGATGTTTTTCCATTTGCAAATAATTATGCTACACCAAAAACTTTAGGGATAGACAGAATGGTTTTGGCAGCTGGAGCAACTTTACAGTTTCAAGGGAAAAATAGATTGATTATTGATGCAGGTACCTGTATTACTTATGATTTTGTAGATCAAAACGATGTATATCATGGTGGAGCGATCTCTCCTGGTTTGCGATTACGGTATGAATCATTACATAATTTTACTGAAAAACTCCCGTTGTTAACATTCGTAGAACCAAAAGATATGATTGGAAATTCTACAGCAGAATCTATTCATTCTGGAGTTGTAAATGGATTGGTCTATGAAATTAATGGTTTTGTCGATGAATATAGTGCTCGATACTCAAATTTTATAATAATTTTAACGGGTGGAGACACAGAATTTTTGGCTAAACGATTAAAAAATACCATATTTGCCAATTCAAATTTCCTATTAGAGAGTTTGAACCAAATTTTTCAATATAAAATCAAAAATGATTAA
- the lptC gene encoding LPS export ABC transporter periplasmic protein LptC, whose protein sequence is MNFYNKSILHFLLMSLFFSVLLSCESNFKEVQKNDYSEFVPSGDADFVNLKYTDSGVIKSVLISPKMFDYANVDFAFTEFPKGVDVTIYDNKGKKTFIRSNYAVSYKQTNIIDLQGKVKITSEAGQMLETEQLYFDQKNQWFYTEKKFKLTDIKGGSTGQGIDFSKDFKIVNSQRIEGEIESSE, encoded by the coding sequence ATGAATTTTTACAATAAAAGTATTTTGCACTTTTTGCTGATGTCACTCTTTTTTAGTGTGCTTTTGAGTTGTGAAAGTAATTTTAAAGAAGTTCAAAAAAATGATTATTCAGAATTTGTGCCTAGCGGAGATGCTGATTTTGTAAACTTAAAATATACAGATTCAGGAGTCATAAAATCGGTATTGATCAGTCCAAAAATGTTTGATTATGCTAATGTTGATTTTGCTTTTACTGAATTTCCAAAAGGTGTAGATGTTACAATTTATGATAACAAAGGAAAAAAAACATTTATCAGATCCAATTACGCAGTTTCTTATAAACAAACTAATATAATTGATTTACAGGGAAAAGTAAAAATTACTTCAGAAGCTGGTCAAATGCTCGAAACCGAACAGTTGTATTTTGATCAAAAAAATCAATGGTTTTATACCGAGAAAAAATTTAAATTGACAGATATTAAAGGCGGCTCGACAGGTCAAGGAATTGATTTTAGTAAAGATTTTAAAATAGTCAATTCGCAACGAATAGAAGGCGAAATCGAGTCTTCAGAATAA